A single window of Plasmodium malariae genome assembly, chromosome: 8 DNA harbors:
- the PmUG01_08026500 gene encoding ankyrin-repeat protein, putative: MATEERVKMLVAARKDIYEDVIALSKLQIPLGDYVQPPHNRTAFWYSCRNGNLKIARIILKKGSNINHKDVNGISPLHICSKYGHTHIAKFLIENNADINIKDNEGQTPIFYAIINKHYDIVKLLIESGVDVKMKDQNNASVYDYADFTGKTKLSTYILYKSNEIIVKDSKGALNID; this comes from the exons ATGGCAact GAAGAGAGAGTAAAAATGCTAGTTGCTGCAAGAAAAG ACATTTATGAAGATGTCATTGCCTTGTCTAAACTGCAAATTCCACTAGGCGATTACGTTCAACCCCCG CATAATAGAACAGCCTTCTGGTACAGTTGTAGAAAtggaaatttaaaaatagctagaataattttaaaaaaggggAGTAACATAAATCATAAGGATGTTAATGGGATATCACCCCTTCATATTTGTTCCAAATACGGACATACACATATAGCTAAATTTCTTATTGAAAACAATGCCGATATAAACATTAAAGATAAT GAAGGACAAACCCCTATATTTTACGccataataaataaacattatGAT ATTGTTAAACTGTTAATAGAGAGCGGTGTTGATGTGAAAATGAAAGACCAG AATAATGCAAGTGTGTATGATTACGCGGACTTCACTGGAAAGACAAAATTATCCacctatatattatataaaa GTAACGAGATAATTGTTAAAGATTCAAAGGGAGCGTTAAATATAGattaa
- the PmUG01_08026400 gene encoding conserved Plasmodium protein, unknown function gives MSPKKILRNKIKLLKDNGESSNSLENYTGIGTVIFYPHNNLKTKEKYYGNILLGKKHGYGEYSYHNGDFYQGLYEHGKKNGIGTYYYSNNIKKKGNKKLSKRHVKKENQSDSEEQQSAYGVSDEENEKSRSEEEGEDNVSEKEGNNNDESGQEVSNYEGSDLEESNQKESENFESQDEKSEDFQSDYEQNSEDTSEGNTNESSKNSENNENNENDENDENDENDENDENDENDENNENNENNENDGINAYEDDDKEYYEYDHKENKDFYKNKKKFSKKLLKLMKNLDQTKMKKNSISPVEGTYMKQKNYYYGNYANGLKHNDGMMLYKNGDIYVGSWKFGKKNGWGKYIYKKCRSLLEGYWEDGFLSYGKWILPNGNYFVGNFKNNKPMGEGIWVLKDRTQLNVYYQEVKKNSKEKKKKLKKGNADKGTNSILIYKPLYITSTR, from the exons ATGAgtccaaaaaaaattttgagaaataaaataaaactgtTAAAAGATAATGGGGAATCGTCAAATTCGTTGGAAAATTACACGGGCATAGGGACTGTGATATTTTACCCTCATAACAATTTGAAGACAAAAGAAAAGTATTACGGAAATATCTTACTGGGAAAAAAACATGGATATG gGGAGTACAGTTATCATAATGGTGATTTTTATCAAGGATTATATGAACATGGCAAGAAAAATGGTATAGGCacttattattatagtaacaacataaaaaaaaaaggaaataaaaaattaagtaaacgtcatgttaaaaaagaaaaccaAAGTGATAGCGAAGAACAGCAAAGCGCATACGGAGTAAGTGATgaggaaaatgaaaagagtAGAAGTGAGGAGGAAGGTGAAGATAATGTAAGTGAAAAGGAGGGAAACAACAATGATGAAAGCGGCCAAGAAGTGAGCAATTATGAAGGAAGCGACCTAGAAGAGAGCAATCAAAAAGAGAGCGAAAATTTCGAAAGTCAGGACGAGAAAAGTGAAGATTTCCAAAGTGACTATGAGCAAAACAGTGAAGACACGAGCGAAGGAAATACCAATGAGAGCTCAAAAAACAGTGAAAATAACGAGAATAACGAAAACGATGAAAACGATGAAAACGATGAAAACGATGAAAACGATGAAAACGATGAAAACGATGAAAACAACGAAAACAACGAAAACAACGAAAACGATGGTATTAACGCCTATGAGGATGACGATAAagaatattatgaatatgaccataaagaaaacaaagatttttataaaaataaaaaaaagttttctaAGAAGTTATTAAaacttatgaaaaatttgGATCAAaccaaaatgaaaaaaaacagCATCAGTCCTGTGGAAGGTACCTACATGA AACAAAAGAATTACTACTATGGAAACTATGCCAACGGTTTAAAACATAACGATGGGATGATGTTGTATAAAAATGGGGATATATATGTGGGTAGTTGGAAATTcgggaaaaaaaatggatggG GAAAgtacatatacaaaaaatgcaGAAGCCTATTGGAAGGGTATTGGGAAGACGGATTCTTATCATATGGGAAATGGATTTTGCCAAATG gaaattattttgttgggaattttaaaaacaacaaaCCGATGGGGGAAGGCATATGGGTTTTGAAGGACAGAACACAATTAAACGTTTATTATCAGGAAGTTAAAaag AATtccaaagaaaaaaaaaaaaagcttaaaaaaggaaatgcCGATAAGGGTACAAACagcatattaatatataagccACTGTACATAACTTCTACCAGGTGA